TTAACCTCCTGCCAGGTCGCTCGGACAAAAGCACGGCCCCTGGCCCGAAGCTTCGGATGTAGGCCTCCCCGTGAAACGGAGGCCTAGACAGTGCCTGTGTGGACAACAGGCCTCCGTCACTCTTGTGTCCCAACTGATAGAGGGTCCATGTCTTCTCTTTGGGAAGCCTTTCAGCCACCTGACCAGTAGGACTTTCACTTCCAGGATGAATATCACACACAGTGTGGCTTCTATCATCTAAGCACAAAGGGGAAAGAGGGAATGTTACACAATAGATTAATTGACCTATTCCTAAACACAACAGCAGCAGATGCCGTATGCAGCGATGGGAAACGTTAAATAGTCACGCGTCAATAGAGGTTAACGGTGAAAAATGTAGGGGAAAAAGTAAGTGAGACAGACCAACCCCAATTATTTGCTGATGAGGTTTGGCAAGTTGGCGAGCTCGTCTCCTGTGTTGTTTTGGCTGGGGAGGCTCCACAGACCCGAGTCATTTGGCTGTCCTGGCTCTCGGGTGACACCTGAGAGCCCTGGTGACACAACTTCACAGATGTCCTGGACATCTGACTCTCTTTATCAACACCCTGCATCGGTTTGTGGGATATCTGAGTGTCCCGATCAATAGTTGGAAGCAATGTTCTAGATTCTGGCGTGGCAATTGGCAGCAATGTTTTCGATGTTTGAGTCGAGTGGCTGGCCGAAACAAGCACCGTCCTCGATATCTGTGTGGCTTGATCAATCCTGGGCAGGCATGGTGTGGATGTCTGTGTTGACCTTTCAAATGAAGGCAGGCACTCTGAAATCGAGATGACCGAGGGCATCAAAACAAATGTGAGACATGAAGCACTGCTTGGAAATCATTGACTGTTTTTTTGTAATCTCACCTTTAGATGGTTTTCGTGACACTCTTGGAGATTCCAGCCTGTCCGAGGAAGTCCTTCTCCTGATTGGTATTTCTTCAACTGTCTCAGAGCAACACTTTATTGGAGGAACAGATTGGCATCTTGTCCTGCTTCCCTTTGGTGATGGGTGTCTGCCTTGTAGTTTATCAAGGGATGGAGATCTCTCTGTTGATTAACATGTTGCTTTGTTTGTGATTAAGTCATTACTTAGCATTGTACTGTAAGACATTATGGTGACTTCATGCAGACTCTTAAACTCAAAATCTACACTTACGGAGGATCATGGAAACTTTAGGGGACAACCTAGGAAAGGCGATGTTCTCTCTCGATCGTTCAATCCCCACTCCCACACTATCTGCACTTGCTCCGGTAGAGGGAGTTTCTAAAGCTGAAGCAAGTGTTGGGTCAGTAGGCAAAGTGTCTATTAGGTGTTCAGCACTGTGAGTTGTTGAAGACGGCGCTTGTGGATTCACTTCCTCAACAGTTGCTGTCTCATCCATGTCTAGCTCAGATTCCACATCCAGTGAGTCTACAGGGTTAAGGATATTTCAATTCAACATTATATATTCTAATTTTACAGTCAGGCCTGGGAACACATGcactgcagaggtgtcaaaaataaaagtaggCATCAATTTGTGGAAGTAAAAATCGTAGAATTGAATTCATTCACAccagtacatgatattacactagctattccactgtacctactgAGGTACATAGATTGaattgttactggaaaaaaaaatctttaaaaaaaaactgccccaaatttgatccaaccagctcagaaTCATCTGATCGTAAGATGGGACCTGTAGATCAGTTACGGGGTGAAGTCACCTTTGTTGGAAGGAAGCTGTAGCTTGTgggattttttaattttatttagagcactatatatattttacttttacttttgacacttctcaTACAGTCTAACGGTGAGTGGTCATAATTTCCAGTCATGCAGGCAGCCTTTCTTCACTGAGTGTATACTGTAGCTGGTATGACCGGATGCACATTAGCCCATTACCTGTACAGTACACTTTGTTTACCAATTCCCCATTCAATATGTAATTAGTTGATCACTATGCTAGAGGACAGAGATGTAAGACCAGTACCCCTCAAAAacaataacacagacacacacaccacccagtacctcgtagcctcttagtgcagatggggcaattcacactttgctggaaagactacTACATCATTAACATCATGACAACAGTGCTATAACTTTACCAACAgccttacgtaacagattaagacttagtcGTTTCAGTTTTGAGGACTACAACAAGGTTACAAACATAGGCTATGCATAAAGTGGTTAAGTAATCAGCTACAAATATACTGTACCAGCCAGTAAAGGCATGCATATGACTCCAATTACCTTCCACAGGTGCTTTTGTAAAACCAGACGTAGACAGTTCATCCAGGGATTGTACTTGATTTAAATTCTCTATTAAATTGGGAAAGGGACACCGATTATACCAACGAACACACACTTTCATCAACATAGTGACAGCCCAATATTAAAATGAGTAGCCAACTTACCACACAAGGTAACTTTCATCTCTGAGACCACAGGGGACACTCCTGAAGTCAGAAACGTTTCCTCTGTGAGTAATTTTCCTTGTACCAATGTTTCCTTACTTACAACTGTGTCTTCTTTTGGCAACAGCAGGGTCGCACTGGGACTCTGTACTGAGTCCTCAATACTGATTTGGCTCGATTCCAGCAGTGGATCCAGATTCAAAGCTGCTTCAATTGACATTGAGGAAGTTTTGGGAGATAGTTTTGGGGAGCTTGTGCCATTTACTGGGCCTGTTGACACCTCTGAAATGTCCTCTACACTCTGTGACTCGACTGCAGACAGAGTTTGAGCTTGTTGTTCAACATATGGTGTCTGATCAGCATCACTTCGCTCTTGTCTCGCCTCATTCAGCTCTGCTGATGGTGAATTCAGGTCACGCTCACTAGATAAAACTTGGAGCGTGGGTGTATCCGGCTCCAGCTCTGTGCTGCTTTGCACTTTAAGCCCTTGGGAAATTCAAATGCATGAACAGAAAACATTATCCCACCCAGTTTCACAATATACTACTTCAGAACACAACTCAGAAAGTTTTGGCAGCCGGAGGAAAAATACAGAATAAGCACATTTTTGGTGGTACAGAAATCTTTGTTATCCTGTTCTACTTTCTTGGGGGATATGCAAATAAATATCAGTACTTAGTCACTACTCATAATTCACATCTTTTTTGTTAACGAGCTGTTTCATTTCTGTGTACTTTCAGTCTCAGTGGTCAGTGGTCAGTGGTGGCggagcaggggcggagctgtGTGGAGGGGATATTTTTCTAAGAGCATAATTTATCCGTCATCTTGACAGGGTTGAGAGAGTGAAACCCCTACCACATTTCTATCAAACACAGGCGATTAAACTGGTGAGCGGATCTAGTACCTGCCTTGAGAGCTCATTGCAATCAGCAGATTCTGAGCTGGCTGGAAGTTTGTGGTAGGGTTGTCACTTTCTCAACCTGGGACAGACACCTGAATACATAAACGGTGCACATGTATCTTACCAGATGTCCAAGACAAGCTGGGGGATGTTCTAGGAGAGATCTCTGTCCCTCCAGAATTCAATGTCTCAATGATGATGACCTCCTCATTTGTGGAAGATGGTGGGCAGCAGCGGAACTCTGACACTTCTGAGGGTGGCTCAGCCACTACATTACTCTCACTTGAACACAAAACCACACCGGAAGATTTAGTTGAAAGCACCACTGCACTGGGTGTCTTGATAAAGGGAGCTCTCTCCTCAGCTGATCCAGCTGGTGCTACAACAGCACTGTCACTTTCTAAGCTCTGAATATCGAGGACTGGAGAGTTCACTACAGCCATTGATATTTCTTCCACTACTCCTGATTTTTCAGAGTCTGAAGTATCAGTGACTGAAAGGTGCACATCATCAACAGAGCCTGTGGAAGGTGATGATACTCCCTCCAACACATCTGAAGTAATACCAGATCTGGGAGGCTCCTCCATGGGACAAGTGTTCTGAGTCAGCAATCCACAAGGAGTGAGTTCAGCCTCTTCCACGTATGTTGAAATCAAAGACGGTGAAAGCTTTTCTATACTCGTTTTTGGTGATGCCACTTTCTTTCCAAGGATGTCAACTGTACAACAGTTCTCTGTAACATAAAGAAGCAATTAGTGCAAAACGTATCAAAAGTTTCCAGATTAATTTCAGACATGAACAACTAATACTTGGAATGCGTATCTGGTTCAGCTATAAATACGGTCtcacaaatatactgtatgttgtataaCTTACCAGATGTAAAAGAGTGCTTAAGAGACAATGGAGAACATTGGAGTTTCTCATCTTGCTCAATGTTTTCAATACCATAGTGTGTGATTATTTCTGCTACTCCTTTTTCTACTGCTGTTTcagagtttgtttttaaattctcTTCTTCTAAATGTGTGTGACTTGAACATTGGGCTGCATCCATAGTTTTTTGTATAGGCAAGTCATTTCCAAGACATGGATCAGGAAGGTTTTCTGAGTCATCGGCCATGTGTAACATGGAAAAGACATCATTACGTTCTGCAATACATAGAAGCAATCAATGTAATGTATATTGAAAGTTTCCAGATTAACAACTAATTCTTGGAATGTGTATCTGGTTCAGCTGTAAATGCtgtttcacaaacaaacaaacaaacaaactgtatTTTGTAACTTACCAGATGTAAAAGAGTGCTTAGGAGACAATGGACAACATTGGAGCTTCTCATCTTCCTTGATGATTTCAATACCATTATGGGTGATTATTTCTGATACTACCACTGCTGTTTCAGAATTTTCTTGTAAGTCTTCTTCTAAATTCATGTGACTTGAACATTGGGCTGCATCCAAAGTTTTTTGGAAAGGCAAGTCATTACCAAGACAAGGATCAGGAAGGTTTACTGAGTTATTGTCCACTTGTGACATGGGAAGGACGTCATTCCTTACAATGCTTTGCTGTGAGGATGGTGATTTCACTTCAAGTGAAACGTCAACTGGTTCCACAAGTGAAAAGTTGGTACTTATTTCATGTGGACCCGCAGCCATGTCCTCTGATGTTCCAGCTGACCCAACAACAGCACTGTCACTTCCGGTTTCATCTTGACCAGTTGGCACAATGTCAGTAACTATGTTCTCTGATGTTTCAGGAGGTGCAACTTCAAGGGAAATGTCAAGAGGTTCCACGTCAGAACTTATTTCATCTTGACCAGTTGTAATAATGTCAATAGCCATGCATCTCTGCAGCTGCTCCTCTGATAAGGCGCTCTCACAAATATCTGAACTTGACAGCTGAGGAGACAGTCTTGGGGATCTTGTTCCCACTTGTGACACTTCAGTACTTGTTTCATCTTGACCAGTCATTATAATGTCAGCAAAACCATTCTCTGATGTGTCAGGAGGTGCAACCAAGACACTATCACCTGGTGACTTCTGTACAACATTGGCAGAAAGATTTCCATCATCCAGTGAGCCTATACATATAGCTGAAGGTACTCTTTCCAGCACTGCTGGCATATTAGGCTCTGGAATCATTTCCATGTCATTGGCCGCTTCTGACATGGTAGGTACATCACTCCTTTCAGGGTCTGACTGTGAGGATGATGAGTTCACTTCAAATGAAACGCCAACTGGTTTCACGTTTGAAAAGTTGGTACTTATATCGTCTTGACCAGCAGCCATGTCCTCTGATGTTCCAGCTGACCCAACAACAGCACTGTCACTTCCGGTTTCATCTTGACCAGCTGGCACAATGTCACTAACTATGTTCTCTGATGTTTCAGGAGGTGCAACTTCAAGGGAAATGTCAAGAGGTTCCACGTCAGAACTTATTTCATCTTGACCAGTTGTAATAATGTCAATAGCCATGCATCTCTGCAGCTGCTCCTCTGATAAGGCGCTCTCACAAATATCTGAACTTGACAGCTGAGGAGACAGTCTTGGGGATCTTGTTCCCACTTGTGATACCTCAGTACTTGTTTCATCTTGACCAGACATTGTAATGTCAGTAAAACCATTCTCTGATGAGTCAGGAGGTGCAACCACAACACTATCACTTGGTGACTTCTCATCACTGGCTGAAAGATTTCCACCATCCAGTGAGCCTACACATATAGCTGAAGGTACTCTCTCCAGCACTGCTGGCACATTAGGCTCTGGAACCATTTCCAAGTCACTGGCTTCTTCTGACATGGTAGGTATATCACTCCTTACAATGCTTTGCTGTGAGGATGGTGATTTCACTTCAAGTGAAACGTCAACTGGTTCCATGTGTGAAAAGTTGGTACTTATTTCATGTGGACCAGCAGCCATGTCCTCTGATGTTCTAGCTGACCCAACAACAGCACTGTCACTTCCGGTTTCATCTTGACCAGTTGGCACAATGTCAGTAACTATGTTCTCTGATGTTTCAGGAGGTGCAACTTCTAGGGAAATGTCAAGAGGTTCCACGTCAGAACTTATTTCATCTTGACCAGTTGTAATAATGTCAGTAGCCATGCATCTCTGCAGCAGCTCCTCTGATGAGGCGCTCTCACAAATATCTGAACTTGACAGCTGAGGAGACAGTCTTGGGGATCTTGTTCCCACTTTTGACAATTCAGTACTTGTTTCATCTTGACCAGTCATTATAATGTCAGTAAAACCATTCTCTGATGAGTCAGGAGGTGCAATCACAACACTATCACTTGGTGACTTCTCTACATCACTGGCTGAAAGATTTCCACCATCCAGTGAGCCTACACATATAGCTGAAGGTACTCTCTCCAGCACTGCTGGCATATTAGGCTCTGGAACCATTTCCAAGTCACTGGCTTCTTCTGACATGGTAGGTATATCACTCCTTACAATGCTTTGCTGTGAGGATGGTGATTTCACTTCAAGTGAAACGTCAACTGGTTCCATGTGTGAAAAGTTGGTACTTATTTCATGTGGACCAGCAGCCATGTCCTCTGATGTTCCAGCTGACCCAACAACAGCACTGCCATTTCCGGTTTCATCTTGACCAGCTGGCACAATGTCGGTAACTATGTTCTCTGATGTTTCAGGAGGTGCAACTTCAAGGGAAATGTCAAGAGGTTCCACGTCAGAACTTATTTCATCTTGACCAGTTGTAATAATGTCAGTAGCCATGCATCTCTGCAGCTGCTCCTCTGATAAGGCGCTCTCACAAATATCTGAACTTGACAGCTGAGGAGACAGTCTTGGGGATCTTGTTCCCACTTGTGACACCTCAGTACTTGTTTCATCTTGACCAGACATTGTAATGTCAGTAAAACCATTCTCTGATGTGTCAGGAAGTGCAACCACAACACTATCACTTGGTGACTTCTCTACATCACTGGCTGAAAGATTTCCATCATCCAGTGAGCCTACACATATAGCTGAAGGTTCTCTCTCCAACACTGCTGGCATATTAGGCTCGGGAAGCATTTCCAGGTCACTGGCCACTTCTGACACGGTAGGTTCATCACTCTTTTCAGTGCTTGGCTGTGAGGATGCTGAGTTTACGTCAAGTGAAACATCAACGGGCTCCTCTGGTGAGACGTCAGTGCTTATTTCATCTTGACCGGTAGTAACAGTGTCAATAGCCATGCATCTTTGCAGCTGCTCTGATGAAGCTCTCTTAGAAACATCTGAACTTGACAGCTGAGGAGACAATCTTGGGATTCTTGTTCCCACTTGTGAAACGTCAGCATTAGTTTCATCTTGAACAGTAACCATGCACCCTGAAATTCCTGCTGACCCAAGAACAGCATAGTCACTTTCTGCTTCCTCTTGGCCAGTCGTTGTAATGTAAGTAACAACATTCTCTAATGTTTCAGGAGGTGCAATAACAATACTGTCAACATTGGCTGAAAGGCCTCCATCATCCTGTGAGCCGTCACATGTACCTGAAGCCTCCAACACTGATGGCATACAAGGCTCAGGAAGCATTTCCAAATAATCAGCCACTTGTGACATTGGAAGGACATCACCAATTTGAGTGCTTGGCTGTAAGGATGCTGAGTTAACTTGGAGTGAAAGGTCAACTGGTTCCTCTAGTGAAACAGCAGTACTTAATTCATGTTTAGTTTCAGTTTTAATAATGTCAGTCGCCATGTACACTGATGTTACAGCTGGCCCAACAACAGCACTTTCACTTCCTGAATTGTGAACATCCAAATTTGTATCTCGCTTAATCCATTCAACACTGGAAGCAATTATTTCTGATACTGATATTTCTGCTGCTGTTTCATAGGCTTTCTGATCTAAATTAGCATGGCTTGAACATTTGGCTGCATCCAAGGTTTTCGGTGAAGAGATATTGTCGCTAGACGAGAGCAATTGAGAGTGGTCTTCTGCTGGCACCATTGCAGGCAGGTCTGGGGATGATCTCTGAAGCTCCTCTGATAATGTGGTCTCAGTGCTTAGTTGCGCGGATGCCCACACCACTTCTAGTGGCACATCAACTGgctttgcattctctctctcttgaaaaaaaGATAGGCATAGACAAAAATTAAGGTCAAAATAACACTTAAATGTGAGTATAAAACTAGACAgttaaatgtatgttattctctATAACTGTGGCTATCCTTCTTACCAGATGTAGAGGATAATTCTGGAGATATTAGCCTCTCAACTGACTCCACTCTCTGAGTAATGTTCTCTCCACTTGATGCTGAGGATGCTTGTATTTTGCATTGAACTTCCATATCTAAGTTTTCGGCTCTTGAGCATTCAACTGCCTCAGATGTTTTCTCTGAAAGTACATCTTTATCAACAGGCAACAGCCCCAACAGACCAAACAGCCTCAATTCATCTACTGGCACATCTGCTGAAACTTTAGAACTTATTTCATCTTGTCCAGATGAGTCATCTGCCTTTTGTGACATGGAAGGGTGATCACTACTTTCACTGCTGGGTAGTGAGGATGCTGATTTCACCTCAAGTGACACCTCAAATTCTTCTGCAGTTGTTCTTTCTAAAACAGATGTAAAGGTGACCAAGAAGATATTGAAACAAGAACAAATGCTGGGAATGGAAAAAGTACAACCTGTACTGTAATTAGGTATATGTTATGGTCTTTTCATTTATAATTTACCAGCATCTGTCTTATCAGACCTATTTCATGAAAACCTTTTAAAAAATAAGAAGGCACCCAAGAAATTACATACCTTACAACATTAATGCATACATTGATACAGTAAATGAGGAGGGTCAGGAACACATTTTCATTGTAATTGATACAAAATAAACGTTAATTGACTATTCTGGGTTTTAATAGCTATGTGCTCAGCTATCATTTGTTGTGAAGGATTATTTGAGACACTACTAATATCTGAAAACATGTGATCTCATCTCAACAGCGTACTCTGTGTTCAATAGATTTTCCTCTGGCACATGGAGCTCTTACTGTGCCAAACAAAATGTTGAAACAATGAGCACGgttacatgcaaggaatattccgATTTTAATGGTGGCAGTATTTAGTTTGTGCACAAGTCATGTGAACTATATTTATTCCAAATGCGTCTGTGTTCCCTGAATATTTCAGAATGTGTTGTAAACTAAAAACCTACAATATTCTGTGTTAAACCAGACTGCTCAATGCATGCAATTGCACTCACAGATCTAATTTGAGGACCCTGTTCCAGTTGATGGTTACCTGATGTTTGACTTGTGGTGTAGTCCTCCTCGCCTGGTGTCACTGTTGTGGAGGTTAATGTCTCTGCTGATGTTTTCTCCAGTGACTCCACAGCAGTGGTGTCACTTACTGGTCCTTGGGGAGTGGCTGAGGGCACTGTGGCCACCGCTGATGATTCAGTAGGTCTGTTTTCCACTTCCAAACCTGATTCAGTTTCAATTGGATTGTCTTCCAGTGTCAAGCCTGATTTGGGTTCAATAGGGTTGTCCTCCACTGTGGTCAACGCTGATTTGGGTTCAATAGGGTTGTCTTCCACTAGCAGATGTGATTCAGGGGTGGCAGGGTTG
This is a stretch of genomic DNA from Engraulis encrasicolus isolate BLACKSEA-1 chromosome 6, IST_EnEncr_1.0, whole genome shotgun sequence. It encodes these proteins:
- the LOC134450868 gene encoding mucin-2-like isoform X4, yielding MPEKRLKTRRTVIVPYGLKTWLECVTQAVARECPKHMGQFLADYSQELLQYRDDNPTMNITDLSLGYRTSRGMRPSLKKYYFRNFEQRVIIPFGTRNLKAWLQGTGQTDEPGDSVVHKSKGKIRNHGTNMSRSVGLCMTQCPLQSCIVKSREDTEEDPSVTISEDIPDTVTSLVPTPNLSQAPLGDLQEVCEAKHKLCCQPPQMPEQTLIEDVCIADDNELLTVSTMVASYLSDTVAEFSICDSELVTQQKSNALQEIPFTEETVSDDRHESTETSQETSVKIPPPPQTAEAHHPKEHKHQVAVRASTEQVDLIYPCQMYRSSYNSSPQVQDVSPSKAVSERSPCQTVPQSQKEESTEKTSEPPGVMDEPGSDDAEDDTELFVLYSVPSDQCLRSSADSGSSMNSDESGGLFQTQEDTADNHVTDGNVSSLETMESKQSSASLSSVESEGTIDIPQESPQPGLEDRLCPGDGTQIEMDIGHDDDATEMTRNIGLRLSFESIDLSHSHSHTRFHSHSHTRLSSHVKSAHAALAHEEVDSSACSSIEYNLYTSALGDSSITVLFEDSEEDDYISESESAADTECVADSDSIPDIVILHEAPLVEEMTETSLEADMQDLHKSDSPLVNSHQSLTEEQHPTLSTETTTTEGAEEEDGVPHVVVVHKAPSEEECFDVCLPQQVGHISETGLATAAPELSKEAPRHKAIGDSVKSTENISYPTSSPKTSCMLDTAVESDSHPHVAINLKPPSEMSVQDDSHSLHAESQEPESTVVHSVPLMTQEADYAPDKASSGEEIPESGVVIRPVERVPSATSKTSQVEVSLSTHDAVNIHRLGSDTAVETLPESTEQIGDGLRANGQDEIDTDVDQTEIRSPRLSAAQHSSGIVSVVISSEHLKTSASSSLPAPVKSTEDGSELQAKGEVCVSSEQTMPVANDSNRTLEREDPYQTVTPVVPPTHVLNGENVAETMESTLSTPQTPTLSPKTSELERVSTTACQNSSHDVGSLRDEDTISDEEPTVVTGVPLRLSKESLDLTSSHSHTRLQSSSKQSLKDVSRLSSLVQCSYTASATEVVDSSTYSSMEYNHLSPANTASSITVLFEDSEEDDYISESESTERVGDTDAFPDIVIIHKALSIEEMPDTDFEADRQDLRKSESSLAFASPSLIEAKGSEYAPMSAITTEDAELEDGVPHVVIIHKGPSEEEFLDTSLTLHAENICGPGSAATETTVTAPEPPAMTSRGQSIGDTATASESSRCPTSTPRTSGLLAVPLATSQGPVSYTTAAESLEKTSAETLTSTTVTPGEEDYTTSQTSERTQAEEGCEVSLEVKSASSLPSSESSDHPSMSQEADDPSGLDEISSKVSADVPVDELGLFGLLGLLPVDKDVLSEKTSVAVECSRAVNIDMEVQCKIEASSASSGENITQRVESVERLISPLTTVEDNPIQPESAVSMEDNPATPESHLLVEDNPIEPKSALTTVEDNPIEPKSGLTLEDNPIETESGLEVENRPTESSAVATVPSATPQGPVSDTTAVESLEKTSAETLTSTTVTPGEEDYTTSQTSERTTAEEFEVSLEVKSASSLPSSESSDHPSMSQKADDSSGQDEISSKVSADVPVDELRLFGLLGLLPVDKDVLSEKTSEAVECSRAENLDMEVQCKIQASSASSGENITQRVESVERLISPELSSTSERENAKPVDVPLEVVWASAQLSTETTLSEELQRSSPDLPAMVPAEDHSQLLSSSDNISSPKTLDAAKCSSHANLDQKAYETAAEISVSEIIASSVEWIKRDTNLDVHNSGSESAVVGPAVTSVYMATDIIKTETKHELSTAVSLEEPVDLSLQVNSASLQPSTQIGDVLPMSQVADYLEMLPEPCMPSVLEASGTCDGSQDDGGLSANVDSIVIAPPETLENVVTYITTTGQEEAESDYAVLGSAGISGCMVTVQDETNADVSQVGTRIPRLSPQLSSSDVSKRASSEQLQRCMAIDTVTTGQDEISTDVSPEEPVDVSLDVNSASSQPSTEKSDEPTVSEVASDLEMLPEPNMPAVLEREPSAICVGSLDDGNLSASDVEKSPSDSVVVALPDTSENGFTDITMSGQDETSTEVSQVGTRSPRLSPQLSSSDICESALSEEQLQRCMATDIITTGQDEISSDVEPLDISLEVAPPETSENIVTDIVPAGQDETGNGSAVVGSAGTSEDMAAGPHEISTNFSHMEPVDVSLEVKSPSSQQSIVRSDIPTMSEEASDLEMVPEPNMPAVLERVPSAICVGSLDGGNLSASDVEKSPSDSVVIAPPDSSENGFTDIIMTGQDETSTELSKVGTRSPRLSPQLSSSDICESASSEELLQRCMATDIITTGQDEISSDVEPLDISLEVAPPETSENIVTDIVPTGQDETGSDSAVVGSARTSEDMAAGPHEISTNFSHMEPVDVSLEVKSPSSQQSIVRSDIPTMSEEASDLEMVPEPNVPAVLERVPSAICVGSLDGGNLSASDEKSPSDSVVVAPPDSSENGFTDITMSGQDETSTEVSQVGTRSPRLSPQLSSSDICESALSEEQLQRCMAIDIITTGQDEISSDVEPLDISLEVAPPETSENIVSDIVPAGQDETGSDSAVVGSAGTSEDMAAGQDDISTNFSNVKPVGVSFEVNSSSSQSDPERSDVPTMSEAANDMEMIPEPNMPAVLERVPSAICIGSLDDGNLSANVVQKSPGDSVLVAPPDTSENGFADIIMTGQDETSTEVSQVGTRSPRLSPQLSSSDICESALSEEQLQRCMAIDIITTGQDEISSDVEPLDISLEVAPPETSENIVTDIVPTGQDETGSDSAVVGSAGTSEDMAAGPHEISTNFSLVEPVDVSLEVKSPSSQQSIVRNDVLPMSQVDNNSVNLPDPCLGNDLPFQKTLDAAQCSSHMNLEEDLQENSETAVVVSEIITHNGIEIIKEDEKLQCCPLSPKHSFTSENCCTVDILGKKVASPKTSIEKLSPSLISTYVEEAELTPCGLLTQNTCPMEEPPRSGITSDVLEGVSSPSTGSVDDVHLSVTDTSDSEKSGVVEEISMAVVNSPVLDIQSLESDSAVVAPAGSAEERAPFIKTPSAVVLSTKSSGVVLCSSESNVVAEPPSEVSEFRCCPPSSTNEEVIIIETLNSGGTEISPRTSPSLSWTSGLKVQSSTELEPDTPTLQVLSSERDLNSPSAELNEARQERSDADQTPYVEQQAQTLSAVESQSVEDISEVSTGPVNGTSSPKLSPKTSSMSIEAALNLDPLLESSQISIEDSVQSPSATLLLPKEDTVVSKETLVQGKLLTEETFLTSGVSPVVSEMKVTLCENLNQVQSLDELSTSGFTKAPVEDSLDVESELDMDETATVEEVNPQAPSSTTHSAEHLIDTLPTDPTLASALETPSTGASADSVGVGIERSRENIAFPRLSPKVSMILQRSPSLDKLQGRHPSPKGSRTRCQSVPPIKCCSETVEEIPIRRRTSSDRLESPRVSRKPSKECLPSFERSTQTSTPCLPRIDQATQISRTVLVSASHSTQTSKTLLPIATPESRTLLPTIDRDTQISHKPMQGVDKESQMSRTSVKLCHQGSQVSPESQDSQMTRVCGASPAKTTQETSSPTCQTSSANNWDDRSHTVCDIHPGSESPTGQVAERLPKEKTWTLYQLGHKSDGGLLSTQALSRPPFHGEAYIRSFGPGAVLLSERPGRRLRTLSPPITGKLVAASAFEQGRRPPSLLPHQLVIFPPHPPNRASSNPPDYVLVVDTEDFDRRLFSNVAAGPSQPHTVP